One segment of Triticum aestivum cultivar Chinese Spring chromosome 2A, IWGSC CS RefSeq v2.1, whole genome shotgun sequence DNA contains the following:
- the LOC123186978 gene encoding CDT1-like protein a, chloroplastic isoform X1, giving the protein MDAATPSKKPRTAASSAGSPWKVTKSAAAVPSSAGQFATPEKMKRAAPAAAADLVTPEKTEPRPLLRRGRSGGAVALSVKEVRRAALELQRPGKGVDAGEEDALESVARELGVGAGAGRSPVKRRPEVKLPESYEILCEFFNCFESSTRLLRMKGSKATFPNICASIQNLAERRFTYGHLAQLKYIMPEAIVINKILLRDDKTCCMKPDLQVNLLVDSVEDSVMQKGETSYSALRRMFRQRLVDFFRKHPEGDDIPEHELPHPFTQTKSSVAQSTPRVVTEVVFAAPSPSLAEQPAVTLSHMSQSFKRRFSQRSSTGPATASTTGLPPKAESTAPSPLGRKLMLNSTSGGIDHESQVQEKSSKDVALRFGVTEGTPGKFASTPVRSMAGTPNLETPQRPISATVCDTPPLKTVKRSARAKLFMTPTKDASRMEEENQSMSSTSPSDGDDELLGFLPKSLLQSVKEKEKRTLEEKETGYADQVQRQKLISCLPSTFDIIFLIYQSRQRTVLTKQELIHKIIESNPKIVDKGEVEEQVRLLLEFVPEWISEKTARNGDVLCCIDTALSQFEVRQRLSGVE; this is encoded by the exons atgGACGCCGCCACCCCATCCAAGAAGCCCCGGACGGCGGCCTCCAGCGCCGGGTCGCCGTGGAAGGTGACCAAGTCGGCGGCCGCGGTCCCCTCCTCGGCCGGCCAGTTCGCGACGCCGGAGAAGATGAAGAGGGCGGCGCCGGCCGCCGCGGCGGATCTGGTGACGCCGGAGAAGACGGAGCCGCGGCCGCTGCTGCGGAGGGGCCGCAGCGGCGGCGCCGTCGCGCTGTCCGTCAAGGAGGTCCGCCGGGCGGCGCTCGAGCTGCAGCGCCCGGGCAAGGGGGTCGATGCCGGGGAGGAGGACGCGCTCGAGTCCGTCGCGCGGGAGCTCGGCgtgggcgccggcgccggccgcagCCCTGTCAAGCGCAGGCCCGAGGTCAAGCTGCCGGAGAG CTATGAGATTCTCTGCGAGTTCTTCAACTGCTTCGAGAGCTCCACCCGGCTCCTCCGCATGAAGGGATCCAAGGCGACATTCCCCAACATCTGCGCTAGCATTCAGAACTTGGCTGAGAG GAGGTTTACCTATGGCCATCTCGCACAGCTCAAGTACATTATGCCTGAGGCTATTGTCATCAACAAGATCCTTTTGCGCGACGACAAGACTTGCTGCATGAAGCCGGATCTTCAGGTGAACCTATTGGTTGATTCAGTTGAGGACAGTGTGATGCAGAAGGGGGAAACCAGCTACTCTGCTTTGAGAAGGATGTTCAGGCAGAGGCTTGTGGACTTCTTCAGGAAACATCCTGAG GGAGATGACATCCCGGAGCATGAGCTGCCGCATCCATTTACTCAAACAAAATCAAGTGTGGCTCAGAGCACACCAAGAGTTGTTACTGAAGTTGTATTTGCTGCGCCATCACCAAGCCTGGCTGAACAGCCGGCTGTTACACTGTCGCACATGTCCCAGTCTTTCAAGAGAAGGTTCTCACAGAGATCTTCAACTGGCCCTGCAACTGCCAGCACAACCGGTCTGCCGCCAAAGGCTGAGTCTACTGCTCCATCTCCATTGGGCAGGAAGTTGATGCTCAATTCTACTTCTGGTGGCATAGATCATGAGTCCCAAGTGCAAGAGAAAAGTAGCAAGGATGTTGCACTCAGGTTTGGTGTTACAGAAGGGACTCCTGGCAAGTTCGCCTCCACACCAGTGAGATCAATGGCAGGCACACCGAACCTTGAGACCCCACAGAGGCCAATATCTGCTACTGTGTGTGACACACCACCTCTAAAAACGGTCAAGCGATCAGCTAGAGCCAAGTTGTTCATGACACCTACAAAGGATGCAAGCAGAATGGAAGAAGAGAACCAAAGCATGAGCAGCACATCTCCAAGTGATGGCGATGATGAGCTGCTCGGTTTCCTTCCAAAGTCCCTCTTGCAGTCG gtaaaggagaaggagaagagaacTTTAGAGGAGAAGGAAACAGGCTATGCAGACCAGGTTCAGCGGCAGAAGCTCATATCATGTCTGCCAAGCACCTTTGACATTATCTTCCTTATCTATCAGTCGAGGCAGCGAACTGTACTGACAAAGCAGGAGCTCATCCACAAGATAATCGAAAGTAACCCAAAGATCGTGGACAAGG GTGAAGTCGAAGAGCAAGTGAGACTGCTGCTAGAGTTTGTTCCAGAGTGGATCTCTGAGAAGACTGCAAGAAATGGAGATGTTCTCTGCTG CATCGATACGGCACTGAGCCAGTTTGAGGTTCGACAAAGGTTGTCTGGCGTCGAGTAG
- the LOC123186978 gene encoding CDT1-like protein a, chloroplastic isoform X2, giving the protein MDAATPSKKPRTAASSAGSPWKVTKSAAAVPSSAGQFATPEKMKRAAPAAAADLVTPEKTEPRPLLRRGRSGGAVALSVKEVRRAALELQRPGKGVDAGEEDALESVARELGVGAGAGRSPVKRRPEVKLPESYEILCEFFNCFESSTRLLRMKGSKATFPNICASIQNLAERRFTYGHLAQLKYIMPEAIVINKILLRDDKTCCMKPDLQVNLLVDSVEDSVMQKGETSYSALRRMFRQRLVDFFRKHPEGDDIPEHELPHPFTQTKSSVAQSTPRVVTEVVFAAPSPSLAEQPAVTLSHMSQSFKRRFSQRSSTGPATASTTGLPPKAESTAPSPLGRKLMLNSTSGGIDHESQVQEKSSKDVALRFGVTEGTPGKFASTPVRSMAGTPNLETPQRPISATVCDTPPLKTVKRSARAKLFMTPTKDASRMEEENQSMSSTSPSDGDDELLGFLPKSLLQSVKEKEKRTLEEKETGYADQVQRQKLISCLPSTFDIIFLIYQSRQRTVLTKQELIHKIIESNPKIVDKGEVEEQVRLLLEFVPEWISEKTARNGDVLCCVNTELSQSEVRQRLSGVE; this is encoded by the exons atgGACGCCGCCACCCCATCCAAGAAGCCCCGGACGGCGGCCTCCAGCGCCGGGTCGCCGTGGAAGGTGACCAAGTCGGCGGCCGCGGTCCCCTCCTCGGCCGGCCAGTTCGCGACGCCGGAGAAGATGAAGAGGGCGGCGCCGGCCGCCGCGGCGGATCTGGTGACGCCGGAGAAGACGGAGCCGCGGCCGCTGCTGCGGAGGGGCCGCAGCGGCGGCGCCGTCGCGCTGTCCGTCAAGGAGGTCCGCCGGGCGGCGCTCGAGCTGCAGCGCCCGGGCAAGGGGGTCGATGCCGGGGAGGAGGACGCGCTCGAGTCCGTCGCGCGGGAGCTCGGCgtgggcgccggcgccggccgcagCCCTGTCAAGCGCAGGCCCGAGGTCAAGCTGCCGGAGAG CTATGAGATTCTCTGCGAGTTCTTCAACTGCTTCGAGAGCTCCACCCGGCTCCTCCGCATGAAGGGATCCAAGGCGACATTCCCCAACATCTGCGCTAGCATTCAGAACTTGGCTGAGAG GAGGTTTACCTATGGCCATCTCGCACAGCTCAAGTACATTATGCCTGAGGCTATTGTCATCAACAAGATCCTTTTGCGCGACGACAAGACTTGCTGCATGAAGCCGGATCTTCAGGTGAACCTATTGGTTGATTCAGTTGAGGACAGTGTGATGCAGAAGGGGGAAACCAGCTACTCTGCTTTGAGAAGGATGTTCAGGCAGAGGCTTGTGGACTTCTTCAGGAAACATCCTGAG GGAGATGACATCCCGGAGCATGAGCTGCCGCATCCATTTACTCAAACAAAATCAAGTGTGGCTCAGAGCACACCAAGAGTTGTTACTGAAGTTGTATTTGCTGCGCCATCACCAAGCCTGGCTGAACAGCCGGCTGTTACACTGTCGCACATGTCCCAGTCTTTCAAGAGAAGGTTCTCACAGAGATCTTCAACTGGCCCTGCAACTGCCAGCACAACCGGTCTGCCGCCAAAGGCTGAGTCTACTGCTCCATCTCCATTGGGCAGGAAGTTGATGCTCAATTCTACTTCTGGTGGCATAGATCATGAGTCCCAAGTGCAAGAGAAAAGTAGCAAGGATGTTGCACTCAGGTTTGGTGTTACAGAAGGGACTCCTGGCAAGTTCGCCTCCACACCAGTGAGATCAATGGCAGGCACACCGAACCTTGAGACCCCACAGAGGCCAATATCTGCTACTGTGTGTGACACACCACCTCTAAAAACGGTCAAGCGATCAGCTAGAGCCAAGTTGTTCATGACACCTACAAAGGATGCAAGCAGAATGGAAGAAGAGAACCAAAGCATGAGCAGCACATCTCCAAGTGATGGCGATGATGAGCTGCTCGGTTTCCTTCCAAAGTCCCTCTTGCAGTCG gtaaaggagaaggagaagagaacTTTAGAGGAGAAGGAAACAGGCTATGCAGACCAGGTTCAGCGGCAGAAGCTCATATCATGTCTGCCAAGCACCTTTGACATTATCTTCCTTATCTATCAGTCGAGGCAGCGAACTGTACTGACAAAGCAGGAGCTCATCCACAAGATAATCGAAAGTAACCCAAAGATCGTGGACAAGG GTGAAGTCGAAGAGCAAGTGAGACTGCTGCTAGAGTTTGTTCCAGAGTGGATCTCTGAGAAGACTGCAAGAAATGGAGATGTTCTCTGCTG CGTCAATACTGAACTGAGCCAGTCTGAGGTTCGACAAAGGTTGTCCGGTGTCGAGTAG